One segment of Nostoc piscinale CENA21 DNA contains the following:
- a CDS encoding SDR family NAD(P)-dependent oxidoreductase, with the protein MTTATLVRSSSVFLVSGGAKGITSLCVKKLAQQQPCTFILLGRSEILEDEPDFAKDCFEDAALKKRIMENLLAQGEKPTPMSVQKIYNKIASSREIKQTIAEIRATGAKVEYLSADVTNVAELQQKLAATVARTGAITGIIHGAGNLADKLIEKKTDQDFEKVYTAKVQGLENLLNCVNPNQLEQLVLFSSVTGFYGNIGQSDYAIANEILNKSAHLFKQKHPNCHVVAINWGGWDSGMVTPELKKAFAERGIDIIPVDIGTQMLVNELHPAHHDSTQVVIGSPTIRPPAPLDTELKSYRIRRRIVLEANPFLYDHVIAGSPVLPATCAMSWMINACEELHPGYRYLSCKEFKVLKGITFANSNVSEHILEVQELAKKESEFVELQTTILSKTPEGKTHYHFRAQIKIVRKMPEAPIYESVNLTEDNIITATGTDFYQKDSSSLFHGPAFQKITRVINITPEKITAECYWASISAQKQGQFPINWHNPYANDLSTQPLWVWLNHFHQEICLPGQLTHSEQFRALPCDEPFYVSCEVKAKTATGVTSDYYIHDREGKIYSRILGAKAVIWPMRMMNK; encoded by the coding sequence ATGACAACAGCAACCCTGGTTCGTTCCTCATCAGTATTTCTCGTTAGTGGTGGTGCGAAAGGAATCACCTCCCTCTGCGTTAAAAAACTCGCACAACAGCAACCTTGTACATTTATTCTTCTCGGTCGTTCAGAAATATTAGAAGACGAACCAGACTTCGCCAAAGATTGTTTTGAAGATGCTGCATTAAAAAAACGCATCATGGAAAATCTTCTCGCTCAAGGCGAGAAGCCTACACCCATGAGTGTGCAGAAAATATATAACAAAATTGCTTCTAGCCGCGAAATTAAACAGACAATAGCAGAAATTAGAGCAACAGGCGCGAAAGTTGAATATCTGAGTGCTGATGTCACAAATGTTGCCGAATTACAACAAAAACTAGCAGCGACAGTTGCACGTACAGGAGCAATTACTGGCATTATTCACGGTGCGGGTAACTTAGCTGATAAATTAATCGAAAAGAAAACCGACCAAGACTTTGAAAAAGTTTATACCGCTAAAGTTCAAGGCTTAGAAAATCTACTGAATTGCGTTAACCCCAATCAACTAGAACAGTTAGTATTGTTCTCCTCCGTAACTGGATTTTACGGGAATATTGGGCAATCTGATTATGCGATCGCTAACGAAATTCTCAACAAATCAGCGCATCTATTCAAACAAAAGCATCCCAATTGTCACGTAGTTGCAATCAACTGGGGCGGCTGGGATAGCGGGATGGTGACACCAGAACTCAAAAAAGCCTTCGCTGAACGCGGAATTGATATTATCCCCGTAGATATTGGCACACAAATGCTAGTTAACGAACTGCATCCCGCACACCATGACTCCACACAAGTAGTCATCGGTAGCCCTACAATTCGCCCACCCGCACCATTAGATACAGAACTCAAAAGCTACCGCATTCGTCGCCGCATTGTATTAGAAGCAAACCCCTTCTTATATGATCATGTCATCGCTGGTTCTCCCGTATTACCAGCAACCTGCGCCATGTCTTGGATGATTAATGCTTGTGAAGAATTGCATCCAGGCTATCGCTATTTAAGTTGTAAAGAATTCAAAGTTCTCAAAGGAATTACCTTCGCTAATTCCAACGTCAGCGAACACATTCTCGAAGTTCAAGAACTCGCTAAAAAAGAATCTGAATTTGTCGAATTACAAACCACAATCTTAAGTAAAACACCTGAAGGCAAAACTCATTATCACTTCCGCGCCCAAATCAAAATCGTGCGGAAAATGCCAGAAGCCCCCATTTACGAATCAGTAAACCTCACCGAAGATAACATCATCACCGCTACTGGCACAGACTTTTATCAAAAAGATAGCTCCTCATTATTCCACGGCCCAGCATTTCAAAAAATCACCAGAGTCATCAACATTACACCAGAAAAAATTACAGCCGAATGCTACTGGGCATCAATTTCTGCTCAAAAACAAGGGCAATTTCCTATCAATTGGCATAACCCATACGCCAACGATTTAAGCACGCAACCCCTATGGGTTTGGCTAAACCATTTCCATCAAGAAATCTGCCTACCAGGACAACTAACCCACTCCGAACAATTCCGCGCCTTACCTTGCGATGAACCCTTCTACGTTTCCTGCGAAGTCAAAGCAAAAACAGCAACAGGTGTAACCTCCGACTATTACATCCACGACCGCGAAGGTAAAATATATTCTCGCATCCTCGGAGCCAAAGCAGTAATTTGGCCTATGAGAATGATGAATAAATAA